From the genome of uncultured Methanobacterium sp.:
GACCCTGAAGTCTAATGGTGATATGTCTTACTATCAGGGAACGTTAATGGCCCTTAAAGATACGGGAACCGAAGCAAAATGTGTGTGGGAATACATTTTGCCTTTAGAGCTTCGTGATCCTTCCACTGGTACATCAGCCATTCCATCACCAGTTATTTTTGATGACGAGACCATTTACTTCGGTGCTAAAATGAACATTGATGATGGCAGGTTGGTTATTTTTGCACTGAATTTGAACGGAACACAGAAGTGGAATTACACAGTTACAGATGGAGATAACAGCCACTTGGTGGGTCAAGTGAGTTTGTCCAAGGACGGCACTATTTATTTTAACGCGCTGGTAGGCCAATACTTGGATTCTTATTCCGTCTTCTATGCCTTGAAAGATAACCAAAACAGTGCCATTTGTAAATGGAGCTACACAATAAGGGATGATGCCAGAATTTACCCGGTAGGATATTCTACCATTGGCCCTGATGGCACTATTTATGTGGGATTTGAAAAACTGGCCCAAGATAGCTCCTGGAATTCTTACCTTTATGCTTTTGAAGATAAGGGCAGTTACGTGCTGGTGAAATGGATTATAAGTGAATTTGATCGAATAATGGCTCCCCCGGCTATATCTTCAAATGGAACTATATACCTGGCTGCATCTGATTTAGTTTCAAAAGAGAGAAATTTATACGCATTTACAGATTTAGGGAGTGAAGCTTCATTAGTCTGGAAATATCCCATAAATAACCTAGAGTGGTCCCCCACAATTGGAGCCGATGGCACTCTATATGTTATGTCTTTCATGTCCTCCCTGTATGCCATAAATCCCAATGGAACTTTAAAATGGACTTCTAATATACCATCATCAATTAAACCAGCCATAGCAAAAGATGGAACCCTATATGGCGGAGGTACATTTTCTGATGGTTCCCCGGAACTGGTAACTTATACGTCAATAATTTATGCTTTTATGGCTCCAGCTTCAGATATTTACCTTTTAACATCAATAAATAATCAAAATCCCACATTAGGTGATATAGTCACAGCCACCCTGAAAGTGGGAAATAATGGGCCCAACGTTGCCTACCAAACCATTTTGAAGTTTGCAATCCCGGAAGGCATGCAATTTATAAATACCTGGGCAGATAATGGCACCATCTATTACGATCCTGCTACCCGGATGGTTATATGGAATCTAGGAGATGTTCCAGTGGGTGACCCTTATGCTTATGTCCAATTTATGGTAAATCGTATTGGGAACTTTATTATAACTCCAGAAATAACCACTGCCAGCTTTAACCCTAACTTAAATCAAAAAATACAGGCCCTGTTCATTACAGTTAAAGCACAGGATAAAACTGAAGCTGTGGATGCCGGTAATGTGAAAACTGTAGGGATGAAAAATACAGGAATGCCCTTTAACGCAATCATCCTGGCTCTTTTAATAGTTCTAGGGAGTTTTTTAACAGCCAAAAAAAATTAAAGTGCTTTCACTCTTTCATTTTATAAATTGAATGATTAAATAATGTCAGGAAAATATATTCCTATCAAAAGGAAAATTAGTAAGATAAATTAATACTCAAGGATTTTCCATCAGATTTTTGTTGAAGTAGTAATTATTGGGGGGGGGGCAACAAACTTTTATTCTGTTTCTTTTTTGGTTAAAAAGTAAGTAGAAGGAGTTTTTGGTTTCATTATATGAATTAAATATTATAACAACAGTGAACCATTTTAAATATATTATGAATTTTTTACAATATTTAAATAACATATCCATCTAATTTTTAATTGAGGTTTGATGTTGAGATTAGGAATAGTCCCAGCCTTTGTTGAGAATTAAGAAGACAATCAGCCAGGTGTAAAAATGAAGTTCTATAACGTTTTAGGAATAGCAATCATTGTTCTGCTTATTTTAGTTTCTGGCTGCATAGTTAAGGATGATCGTGAGAAATATTTGGACCAGATTAAAGAAAATGGTTCGGGAAATGTAATTAAGGAAGACCGATATATAACTGGATTCAATTATATTTCTTTCCATGATGATTTTTTCATAACCAACTTAATCATTGATCAGGGAAATGAAGATTTGATTGAAATAGAAGCTGAAGATAATATAATACACCATATAAAAACTGAATTTTTGACAGAAAATGTTACAGAACCCTTTTTATCAATTCAATATGATGCTAACATGCCTAAGCCGACAAAACCTATTCTTATCCATATTACATGCAAAAAACTGAACACTCTGAATTTTTTTGGAGAAGGTAACACTTCTTTAAACAACATAACCAGCGACAATTTGATAATTCGCATTGAACGAGCCAATTGTAATTCCAGTTTGAATGATATTAAAGTTGACAAACTGGAAATAAAACTGAATCAGCTTTCCAAAATGGATGTAATCGGCAGTGCGAACACTCAAAATGTGACAACAGGGAGTGGTTCAATATACCAAGCGGATAAACTGGAATCAAAAATTGCTGATGTGCATGTAGATGGAAATGGCAAAGTAACAGTGAAAGTTACAGATCTGTTAAATGTTGAAATGAATAGTAATGGAGAGCTTTATTATTTGGGTAATCCCCAAATCAATTGGGGTAATCATAATAAAGGTAAAATAGTGAAAATGACATGATTCATCATGTTAACAATCTTGAGGATTCCTTAAGATTAAAGATCATAACAGCCCATATTGTTAAATGTAACCATTAACAGTCATCAGAAGATTTCTACCCGCGTATAAAAAAATTAAACTTAATATTAATAACATCCCTCAAACCCCTAAAACCTCACCTTTCAATTCATTTAACTCCTTTTTCATCTCTGAAATTTCATCATATAACCTAGTGTTCTGTCTTTGTAGTTCCTGAAACTCATCTAGTGAATATTTTCCCTGCCGTGGAGTCTTTGATTGGTATTGCCTTAGGTAAACCTTTTTTAACTTTTCAGGGTCAGCTAGGAAATATGCCTCACGGACCCTATCCTTTAACTTCTGGCCCATCATATGCTCCCGGATTTCCCAGGGCATTCTTAGCATTTATTAACTGGGTGTTGAAGAACTTACGTGAAATGTATTTGGATTGGATCTAAAAAAGTTAAAATAGTATTAATAATAATTATATAAAAAGATTGAATAATGAAGGAGTTACACTAAATGGAAAAATATAATGTTATTCTTGTAGTATTTCTTATTTTTCTGTCGGCATCGTTAGTATACATCTTACTTCCAGTATTGTTTTATAACGATAGTGAGAATGAGTTCTATGTGCCTGTAGTTACTGGAGATAATATCCCTACCTATAAAAATTCATGTTCTGAACTTAACATATCCACTTCATTTGATTATTCTGCCTTAAATGATAAAAATGTAAAAATAACTGGCCAAATATTCAACAAAACAGAGTATGTCCAATTTAACAAAACACAAACTGGTTTATTAATTATAGTTCCCGGGCTTTCAGATCCACCTTACATTCTCGTTACATATGCTGACTCCACACCTTACAACATAAATGACACAATAACAGTTTACGGGAAATATTACTACCCTGTCCGTGTTAATTTACCCTCAGAATCCACCAACAAAGACTTAATAAACATAATGGCAGGATATATTGAAAAAGTTTGAATAAAAATGAATAAAATGTAGTAATTTAGTATTATATGAAACTTGATTTTTATCCTTCTTTTTAAATCATTATTTAATTGGAAAAAAATTTATTATTTTTAATCAATATATAAAGTATATAAATTAATTTTAAGGGGGGGGGGGGGAATTAATTACATGACTGAAAGTCCTGCTTATACTGTGGAAAGTAAAGATGGGGATATTGAAATTAGGGTTTATCCGGGTTATATCTTGGCTCAAACAGATGTGAAAGCTGATTTCGATAAAGCAATTGGAATGGGGTTTTCTATTTTAGCCAATTACATTTTTGGTGGCAATAGGAAAAAATCTAAGATATCTATGACTGCCCCAGTGTCTGGTGAAAATTTATCTGAATCTGAGAAAATCGCCATGACCGTACCCGTCACTGAGGAAAGTGTCGATTCAGAAAAGATACCTATGACTGCACCAGTAACTGAGGAATCTGTTAATGAGTCTGAAAAAATCCCAATGAGAGTCCCGGTTACTGAAGAAAAATCCGATTCTCATGTTTACCGTATTTCTTTTACAATGCCCTCTAAATACACATTAGAAACATTACCTGAACCTGAAGATAAAAGAATAAAATTTAAAGAGGTTAAAAACCAAAAGATGGCGGTTTTAAGATTTAAAGGTAGGGTTAATCATAAATTAGCAGATAAAGAAATGGCAGAACTTAAAAATTGGCTTGAAAAAAATGATATAAAACCAAAATCCAATTTCATCATTGCCCAATACAACCATCCTGCTGTACCTGGTTTTTTCAGGAAAAATGAGGTAATGGTAAAAATATAGATATTTTTGATTTACCTTAAACCTACTAATATTGAGGCATTATATATGGTAAATTGGCTCTATAAAAATTGGGCAAAATTAAGTGTTTTACTTGCAATCATTCTTACTTTGTTTATCATTGTTTTCATAAAAACCGAAAATACTGTTCTATTTTTGATTTGGATACAGATACCAGTTTATTTATTGCATCAGTTTGAGGAACATGCACAGAATGGTTTTAAAAATTATATAAATAAAAAAGTATTCAAGGTTCAAGAAGGAGATTTTCCTCTAAATGACAAAAACATTCTTTGGATAAATATTCCAATTATTTGGATATTAATGCCTACTTTCGCAGCTTTATCCTCTATTAACATGATGTTTGGTCTATGGATTCCTTATTTTGCAGTATTAAATAGTTTAAGCCATGTGATTTTTTCTATAAGAAATCGGGAATATAATCCCGGGCTCATCATAAGCCTAATATTAGGGATTCCAGTAGGGACATATGCTTTAATAGTATTTTATTCTAATATTGCCGTTCCGACGATAATCTCTATTCTTTCTATCTTTTTTGCATTATTGCTACATTTAATCATATTTGGTTACATTAGAATGAATTATAGAAAACAAAATAAGGCCCAAATAGATTCAATTTAAAAAAAAATATTTATTGTTTTTTCTATTCACTTAATCCTCTGTTCTGCAATGCTAGGGCATATGTGGGATTTAATTTTAAAACAACAACATAGCATTATAATTTTTGACATTCAAGTAATTGATATATCTCAAATAAGTTTTTCTCAGGTCATCTGGGCCTGTTAGGTAGTATGCCCCCCGATCCCTGTCTTTCAATTTGGGGCCCAAACATGCCCCTATTTACTCAATCCTCCTTTAAAAAAAAATATATAAATTTAAAAAAATAAAAAAAAATAGGGTGAAACAAATGTGTACAACATTTAGTATTCAAACAAAAGATGGAAATAATTTTGTTGGACGAAATTTAGATTTGGCATATAATGTAAATGAATGTCCCCTAATTCTTCCGAGAAATTACTTGATGGAAGATAAAGTTACTGGAAATATGCAAACGACTGACAAAGCCCTTATTGGCATTGGGACGGTAATTGATGACCATCCATCCCTGGTTGATGCCATGAATGAAAATGGACTCGTCTGTGCGGGTCTGAATTTTGAAGGATTCGCACATTTTGAAGAAAAACCAGTACCTGAAAAAACAAATATCACACCTTACGACTTCATTTACTGGGTAGTCTCCAACTACGATACAATTGATGAAGTTAAGAGTGCTCTTTCTAACATAGATTTAGTAGATGTGCCCTTAAATGACCAGACACCAGTACCCACACTCCACTGGATGATAACTGATAAAACTGGTTCGTCAATTGTAGTTGAAAAAACTAAAGAACAACTCGCAGTCTATGATAACCCTGTGGGAGTAATGACCAATCAACCCACCTTTGACTGGCATTTGATGAATCTAAACAGATACATATCTATTAATCCCAATCAACCTGAACCAGTCAAGTGGAATGACCAGTTGTTGCAGATTCATGGTGTTGGAGCTGGTACTCTGGGACTACCAGGAGACTCGCATAGCGTTGCAAGATTTGTAAGAATTGCCTATGCCCGATCTCATATGCCAGTTCTGGAGGATGATATCAGTGCTGTGACCCAATGTATGCACATGCTTGACTATGTAAAAATGGTAAAAGCAGGGGTTTTAACAGAGGGAATGGCAGAAAAAACAACCTATTCTGCTTGTATGGATCAACAAAACGGCATCTATTATTACAAAAATTATGAAAATAGCCGAATAAATGCGGTTAATATGCATAAAGAAGACCTGGATGGTGATGAAGTAATCAAATGCCCTTATCTAAAAACACAGGATATAAATTATCAAAATTAAGACGCTTTGTTAAGGGAATTATATTCCCTTCTTTTTTTTTAAAAGTAGATTTTATTAAAAAAATGCTGAAAAAATAACCTATAAAAAATCTTACCCTTCAATTCTTTTATTTCTTTTTTCATCTGCGAACTGTATCACATAACTTACTGTTCTGTCTTTGTAGTTCATGGAACTCGTTTTGTGAATATTTTCTTGCTGTGGAGTCTTGATAGGTATTCTATATACATTAGGTAATCTTTTTTTAACTCTTCTGGGTCGGCTAGGAAGTACATTGTACTGAATCCGGTCCTGTAAAATTATTCACATTGATGCAAATATGAATAGAAAGTAATAAATAGTACTTTTTGCCCATTATTTTTGGGTATTTTTAATGAGATTTCATCCAGTTATATCAATAATAATATCGATTATAATCGTTAGTTTATTTACATGGAATCTACCGGGTACATCCTTAATAAACAGTTTAATACTAATTGTGCCCTTTGCTATTTTAGGCGGATTTATAGCTACGTTCTTATCGAAAAATAATAAAACAGTATACGGATCATTTTTTGGAATGGTATGGTCTTTACCCTATGTACTCTATGGAACAGTAACCAGACAAAACACTTACTTTTTATTTGTAATTTCTTTCCTGATATTCGGATATGTTGGAGGATATATTGCAAGCTTATTAAGAGTCCGTTTAGATAATAAAGAGACTAAAAATCTATGAATACCATTTGTTTTCTTTTTTCAAGATTTAACTGACATATCCTGCAAGGGCTCATCAGTATCATTATTTTTTTTCTGAATATTTCACTTAAGTCTGATATTTTCAAATTTCAGGCGGAGTTAAGCCTGTTATTTCAGAGTAAATATTCAGATCAGGGCAACTAATTGAGTATTTATATTATAAAGTTTAATATTATTTAGCTACTAACTTGAGATGATTAAATGGTTTCCAATGACGAAATTACTATGAGGCTGCGGAATAAGAGAGAGGGGAAGTCATTAAACGGCTATTTAGTATGTAATAATTGCGGGGGATATTATGAATTACAACAGGGTGAATCTTGGAAAGATTTTGATACAGAATGTGAATGTGGTGGTCAGTTAGTGCAAAGCGCTAATGATTCTTTGCTTCCAGAATCAAATTTATCAGAAGAAGAATATGAGCATAAACGGTATGGAACAGAAATATTAATAGCTTATGTTGCATTTTTATTTTGCGGGCCAGCATCGTTTATAATGGCCATTTATCTTATTACAAGGGACAATAAAAGGGCTAAATTGCATGGAAAAATATTGCTTCTCATTTTTATAATACCCATATTCATAATTGCTATTTCAGCACTTCTCATTTACAGAGCCTATTTCAGCCAACCCACTATTAATCCAGCTACAGACGTATCCAGTGTTCGAAGTATGCACATGGTTGCTACCTGCTTTTTAAATTTATAAAACATATTTAAAAGGATCAAATTACAGTAAAATCCCTAATAACAGACAATAAACCCTGCGTTATACCTAAATTGAGATATACAGCTATTTTAATTAAAAAATTATAATTGAAAATTAAAAAAAAATGTTTATATGTTCATTTCACTAATTAGTCACATAATAGGGAGGAGTATTAAATGAAGTACTTGATTTGTGAGAACCGTGAAAATTATTCAATACTTCATCGGGCGATTGCAGGATGATTATAACATTATCATTCAATTAACTGGAAATCAGGGTCAAATTGGCAGAGGGGAGTTTCATACATGAAAATTGGGGAAATTGTTAAGGATTCTATTAGATATCCTTTTTCAAATTGGATATCCTTTTTGATTTTAGGAGTTTTCTTAGTTTTTAGTAGTGTAAATAGTATCAATAGTGCATCAGGCATAGGTCTAGCACTATCAACAAGATGGGCGCTTATTGGACTGATATTTGGATTAATAATTTGTGGCTATCAATTTAGAATTCTGAAATCATCATTAATTGGTATTGATGAACTTCCTAAATTTAATAATTGGTATGACCTGATTATAAATGGTATTAAAGTTATTATAGTTTGTATTGTGTATTTCATTCCTTACTTTTTTATTTTATTCTTAGGAGTAGTATTTTTTGTATTATCTGCCGGAAGTCCGGAAACGACAAATGTTAGTTCTTTCTTTGGTATTTTATTAATTATTGTAATTTTATACATTGCCATCATTTTTCCGCTATTGTTAATGTCTTTAGTAAATATGGCTTTTTACGACGGTGATCTGGGAGCTCCATTTAGATTCGGTGAAATAATAAAAAAAATCTCCAATATTGGATGGGATAGTTTCATAGTATGGTATGTTGTTACTGTAGTTGCTTCTTTAATTTTAGTTGTTTCAGGGGCTTTAATTGAGTTTCTTTTCCTTTTGATCCAATTAAAAGTCATTGGAGTTTTATTAGTGTATTTATTTGCAATTCCATTCCTAAGCATCTACCTTTTTAGATCAACTGCATTATTTTATCTATCTGATGATCCTGGGTTTTTAGAATGCGAAAACTGCGGAGGATATTACCAATTACAAGTTGGTGAATCCCCTGAAGATTTCGAAAAGTGCCAGTGCGGGGGTGCTTTAAAACATACCACAAACATGCAATTAGATACGCGAACAGAGGGCTCAAACTTTGATGTACGCAGTTTCATAAAAAGAAAAAAGACTTTTATCCTGGTTGGAGTACTGGCTCTTATTATCATAGCAATACCAGTTATATTGCTCCAGAACACACCAAATACTTTTGTAACCACCGAAAAAACTTTAATAGGGTCTTATGATGCAAGTCAATTGGATTCACCACGCACATTAGGTACATTTGTTGCTATACCACCCGGAACAACAAAGGCTACAATAGAATACAATTTATCATGGACTCCTGCTTTTGCAGGTGTTAACGGTATGATAATAATGGGTTATAACACCAATACAACTTCTCATTGGGGTGCCCCGGATAATAGAAATATAATTTATAATGAAGGCGTTACCTTCTCGGACGATGATCATAACGATAAAAATGGAACTATAGCCATAGATAATTCCGCCATCAAGAGCATTGTAATTTCAGGAAATGGAGTTAAAGGTACAGTCAATGTTTATGCTTATAAAACAAAACTGGCAATTTAAGTTTTAGAGTGTTAAATGACTTTCAGTTATTTCAGTCAAAATATATTACAATTTTCCAAATCAAAAATAGCCCTGAACGTGAATCAGCTTAAAAAGAAGGTGATAAAATCTTTAATAAAAAATATATTTTAATTTTAGTTATTATAATTTTA
Proteins encoded in this window:
- a CDS encoding heme-binding protein; protein product: MTESPAYTVESKDGDIEIRVYPGYILAQTDVKADFDKAIGMGFSILANYIFGGNRKKSKISMTAPVSGENLSESEKIAMTVPVTEESVDSEKIPMTAPVTEESVNESEKIPMRVPVTEEKSDSHVYRISFTMPSKYTLETLPEPEDKRIKFKEVKNQKMAVLRFKGRVNHKLADKEMAELKNWLEKNDIKPKSNFIIAQYNHPAVPGFFRKNEVMVKI
- the bsh gene encoding choloylglycine hydrolase yields the protein MCTTFSIQTKDGNNFVGRNLDLAYNVNECPLILPRNYLMEDKVTGNMQTTDKALIGIGTVIDDHPSLVDAMNENGLVCAGLNFEGFAHFEEKPVPEKTNITPYDFIYWVVSNYDTIDEVKSALSNIDLVDVPLNDQTPVPTLHWMITDKTGSSIVVEKTKEQLAVYDNPVGVMTNQPTFDWHLMNLNRYISINPNQPEPVKWNDQLLQIHGVGAGTLGLPGDSHSVARFVRIAYARSHMPVLEDDISAVTQCMHMLDYVKMVKAGVLTEGMAEKTTYSACMDQQNGIYYYKNYENSRINAVNMHKEDLDGDEVIKCPYLKTQDINYQN
- a CDS encoding DUF2807 domain-containing protein — protein: MKFYNVLGIAIIVLLILVSGCIVKDDREKYLDQIKENGSGNVIKEDRYITGFNYISFHDDFFITNLIIDQGNEDLIEIEAEDNIIHHIKTEFLTENVTEPFLSIQYDANMPKPTKPILIHITCKKLNTLNFFGEGNTSLNNITSDNLIIRIERANCNSSLNDIKVDKLEIKLNQLSKMDVIGSANTQNVTTGSGSIYQADKLESKIADVHVDGNGKVTVKVTDLLNVEMNSNGELYYLGNPQINWGNHNKGKIVKMT
- a CDS encoding PQQ-binding-like beta-propeller repeat protein, which encodes MVSAAESDNQWPQQAYDNQKTSQSPYLSSQNDSVKWNYSSANNSVFEGNSVLFGSTPVVGSDGTVYVAYDDVGDTSYDIYRLVALNPNGTTKWTYTFSDPEKSVITSFPVLGPDGTIYVTLKSNGDMSYYQGTLMALKDTGTEAKCVWEYILPLELRDPSTGTSAIPSPVIFDDETIYFGAKMNIDDGRLVIFALNLNGTQKWNYTVTDGDNSHLVGQVSLSKDGTIYFNALVGQYLDSYSVFYALKDNQNSAICKWSYTIRDDARIYPVGYSTIGPDGTIYVGFEKLAQDSSWNSYLYAFEDKGSYVLVKWIISEFDRIMAPPAISSNGTIYLAASDLVSKERNLYAFTDLGSEASLVWKYPINNLEWSPTIGADGTLYVMSFMSSLYAINPNGTLKWTSNIPSSIKPAIAKDGTLYGGGTFSDGSPELVTYTSIIYAFMAPASDIYLLTSINNQNPTLGDIVTATLKVGNNGPNVAYQTILKFAIPEGMQFINTWADNGTIYYDPATRMVIWNLGDVPVGDPYAYVQFMVNRIGNFIITPEITTASFNPNLNQKIQALFITVKAQDKTEAVDAGNVKTVGMKNTGMPFNAIILALLIVLGSFLTAKKN
- a CDS encoding DUF4013 domain-containing protein; the encoded protein is MKIGEIVKDSIRYPFSNWISFLILGVFLVFSSVNSINSASGIGLALSTRWALIGLIFGLIICGYQFRILKSSLIGIDELPKFNNWYDLIINGIKVIIVCIVYFIPYFFILFLGVVFFVLSAGSPETTNVSSFFGILLIIVILYIAIIFPLLLMSLVNMAFYDGDLGAPFRFGEIIKKISNIGWDSFIVWYVVTVVASLILVVSGALIEFLFLLIQLKVIGVLLVYLFAIPFLSIYLFRSTALFYLSDDPGFLECENCGGYYQLQVGESPEDFEKCQCGGALKHTTNMQLDTRTEGSNFDVRSFIKRKKTFILVGVLALIIIAIPVILLQNTPNTFVTTEKTLIGSYDASQLDSPRTLGTFVAIPPGTTKATIEYNLSWTPAFAGVNGMIIMGYNTNTTSHWGAPDNRNIIYNEGVTFSDDDHNDKNGTIAIDNSAIKSIVISGNGVKGTVNVYAYKTKLAI
- a CDS encoding HXXEE domain-containing protein; this encodes MVNWLYKNWAKLSVLLAIILTLFIIVFIKTENTVLFLIWIQIPVYLLHQFEEHAQNGFKNYINKKVFKVQEGDFPLNDKNILWINIPIIWILMPTFAALSSINMMFGLWIPYFAVLNSLSHVIFSIRNREYNPGLIISLILGIPVGTYALIVFYSNIAVPTIISILSIFFALLLHLIIFGYIRMNYRKQNKAQIDSI